The following are encoded together in the Mugil cephalus isolate CIBA_MC_2020 chromosome 18, CIBA_Mcephalus_1.1, whole genome shotgun sequence genome:
- the fam168b gene encoding myelin-associated neurite-outgrowth inhibitor isoform X1, producing MNPVYSPAPTGVPFTNTKGLGYPAAGFPVGYATAAPAYTANMYAGANAAFPSGYAPGTPFKMSCSPNTGTVPPYSSTPNPYPAAVYPVRSTYPQQNPYAQALIPSQQQGPYYTQPLYAAPPHVIHHTTVVQPNGMPAAMYAPPIPPPRPNGVAMGMVAGTTMAMSAGTLLTTPSPAPVAPHPVTMPTYRPPGTPSYSYVPPQW from the exons ATGAATCCAGTTTACAGCCCTGCACCAACAGGGGTTCCCTTCACCAACACTAAGGGTTTAGGCTACCCAG CAGCAGGATTTCCTGTCGGCTATGCGACAGCTGCCCCGGCATACACTGCCAACATGTACGCAGGAGCAAACGCAGCCTTCCCCAGTG GTTACGCTCCGGGGACTCCTTTCAAAATGTCCTGCTCTCCCAACACAGGGACCGTCCCACCTTACTCCTCCACACCAAACCCCTACCCTGCTGCTGTTTACCCTGTCAGGAGCACCTATCCCCAACAGAACCCCTATGCACAg GCGTTAATACCTTCACAACAACAAGGCCCTTACTACACACAGCCACTGTATGCTGCGCCGCCTCATGTCATCCATCACACGACGGTGGTCCAGCCGAACGGCATGCCTGCAGCCATGTACGCCCCGCCTATCCCTCCTCCCCGCCCCAACGGCGTCGCCATGGGAATGGTAGCCGGCACTACCATGGCCATGTCAGCTG GGACTTTGTTGACAACTCCATCACCAGCGCCTGTTGCCCCTCACCCAGTCACGATGCCCACATATCGGCCCCCTGGCACACCCAGCTACAGCTATGTGCCCCCGCAGTGGTGA
- the fam168b gene encoding myelin-associated neurite-outgrowth inhibitor isoform X2 gives MNPVYSPAPTGVPFTNTKGLGYPAGFPVGYATAAPAYTANMYAGANAAFPSGYAPGTPFKMSCSPNTGTVPPYSSTPNPYPAAVYPVRSTYPQQNPYAQALIPSQQQGPYYTQPLYAAPPHVIHHTTVVQPNGMPAAMYAPPIPPPRPNGVAMGMVAGTTMAMSAGTLLTTPSPAPVAPHPVTMPTYRPPGTPSYSYVPPQW, from the exons ATGAATCCAGTTTACAGCCCTGCACCAACAGGGGTTCCCTTCACCAACACTAAGGGTTTAGGCTACCCAG CAGGATTTCCTGTCGGCTATGCGACAGCTGCCCCGGCATACACTGCCAACATGTACGCAGGAGCAAACGCAGCCTTCCCCAGTG GTTACGCTCCGGGGACTCCTTTCAAAATGTCCTGCTCTCCCAACACAGGGACCGTCCCACCTTACTCCTCCACACCAAACCCCTACCCTGCTGCTGTTTACCCTGTCAGGAGCACCTATCCCCAACAGAACCCCTATGCACAg GCGTTAATACCTTCACAACAACAAGGCCCTTACTACACACAGCCACTGTATGCTGCGCCGCCTCATGTCATCCATCACACGACGGTGGTCCAGCCGAACGGCATGCCTGCAGCCATGTACGCCCCGCCTATCCCTCCTCCCCGCCCCAACGGCGTCGCCATGGGAATGGTAGCCGGCACTACCATGGCCATGTCAGCTG GGACTTTGTTGACAACTCCATCACCAGCGCCTGTTGCCCCTCACCCAGTCACGATGCCCACATATCGGCCCCCTGGCACACCCAGCTACAGCTATGTGCCCCCGCAGTGGTGA